The Methanocella sp. genomic sequence ACGAGGCCTGCCTGGAGCGCATCCGCGGGCTAAGGCTCCCCGACACCGGGGATAGCAGCCCCTATGTAGTGCTGAGCGTCCGGGGCGACGGCGCCCGGGCACCGGAGAAGTGGAACGCCCGCGTCTATAAAGATAAAAGCGGCCGCCTGAAGCTGGTGACCGTTGACCTGAAGACGCTCACGGACCTGCTGGAGGGGCGCAAGCCTGCTGTCAAGCGACGCGTAATCAGCGTGGACGACGCCGGGTGGGGATTTCCCCTTGGCGGCGTCATGATCGGGGCAACCGATGGCTCCAGGGTCGAGACCGGCCTGGTGCCCGTGGACTATTTCCAGGGAGAACGCTTCGAGCGCCACGAGTACCTGGGCTATGCCACCATGGTCACGCAGGAACTGCTACGGCGGTTCGATGCCCGCCCCGATGACACGCTGGTGGAGATCTGCACGGGCTACGTGAACGTCGGCTCGAAGGAGGCGCTGCGGAAGGCCGGCTACGAGGTGAAGGTGACCGAGGTCAGGGGTCTCCTGCAGGACGAGCTGGAAAAGAGGTTCGCCGAGTACGTGAAAGACCTCGGGTACGATGGCTACGTGGATCCCAAGGAGACGCACGACCCGAAACCCCCCTTCAAGAATATTATGAAGTGGATTGAGGAAAAGCCAGGAGATCGCATGCGACTTGCTAAGACCGGGTGGAAATATTTTAAAGATCATTGAAGGTCATTTGGTGCCGCTTTGTGTAACCCTGGTGACGTTTGGTGATAATAATATATTTTGGTGCCGCCTGGTGTAATCCTGGTGCCACTTGTAAGCACTCTTGTTTCAACCGCACCAGGATGGACACCAGCCTCACCAATATTTAAAATAATCACCAGGCGGCACCAAACTTTTTCAAAGTTTCAAATACAGATGCATCATTCGACGCCAGTCGCGGTGATCCTGAACTCGGCGCTCTGCCCCTCGGCCATGGATCGGTGCTTTCGCAGCACGGCCTGGCGGGTGCCGATGCCGGTGCGGGATAATTGCACTATTATCTTGCTGATGTGCTCCAGCATGTTCCCGCCCACGGCCCTGAGTTCCTCCTTATCGACGTCCATGTAGATCTGGTTGGTGATAACGACGGCGATATCGTACTTCCTGGCTAAGCCCAGCAAAATGGTAGCCTGGCTGGCCAGCTCTCTTTTAAGGAGCATGCTGTCCCCGCTCTCCAGCTCGACCCGGTAGAAGGCCGTGGCCGAGTCCAGGATGATGAGGCCGACGTTCTGCCCGACGATCTTCTCCGTCTCCTTGACGGCCACGTACTGCTCCTCGAAGCTCGTGGGCTTGAAGTGGATGAGCTTTTGCGCCAGCCTCCGGGCGTCGTCGCCGGCGATCTGCTGGAAGCGCTCGGCGGAAAAGCCTTCGGTATCGATGTAGATGACGCGCA encodes the following:
- the radB gene encoding DNA repair and recombination protein RadB, yielding MAMGETLIKRLPTGSKVLDELLGGGFEAGTISQLYGEPASGKTNICLQLAVNTLRAGMRVIYIDTEGFSAERFQQIAGDDARRLAQKLIHFKPTSFEEQYVAVKETEKIVGQNVGLIILDSATAFYRVELESGDSMLLKRELASQATILLGLARKYDIAVVITNQIYMDVDKEELRAVGGNMLEHISKIIVQLSRTGIGTRQAVLRKHRSMAEGQSAEFRITATGVE